A segment of the Leclercia adecarboxylata genome:
ACGCCTATGAGCGCGGCTACCGCGAAGGCTGGCGGGATCGTGATGACCATCGCGGCCGCAAAGGTCACGGACACGGTCATCGTCACTAATATAAAAAAGGCGCCTCGCGGCGCCTTTTTTTATAACCCCAACGCCGTGCCGATAAGCAGCCACAGGTTCAGGGCTACCACCAGCACCACTATCGCCCACCCTGCCCGTTTGACCAATGCACTGTTCACCAGATCGCCCATCAACGTCTTGTCGCTGGTAAACACCAGCAGCGGCACCAGCGCCAGCGCAATACCAAAACTCAGCAGCACCTGACTCATGACCAGAATGCGGGTTGGATCCAGCCCCATCAGGATCACAATAAAGGACGGCAGCATAGTGACGGCGCGACGCACCCATAAGGGAATATGGAAGCGCACAAATCCCTGCATCACAACCTGCCCCGCCAGGGTTCCGACCACCGTCGACGAGAGTCCCGCCGCCACCAGGCTCAGGCCAAAAATGGTGGCCGCCGCGTGGCTGAGTAAAGGTTCCAGCGTCAGATAGGCCTGATCGAGATCGGCAACACCGGTATGGCCGTTGAAGTGGAATGCCGCCGCAGCGGTGGCCATCATCGCCAGGTTAACAAAACCGGCGATAGTCATGGCGATCGCCACGTCCCATTTGGTTGCAGAGTAACGTTCATGGCGCGACCCTTCGTGCAGGTTTTGGGTCAGCGAGGAGTGCAGGTAAATCACGTGCGGCATAATCGTCGCCCCCAGAACCCCGGCCGCCAGGAAGACCGCTTCGGTGGTGGGCAGGCTCGGGATCGCCATCCCTTTACCTAACTGTACGAAGTCAGGCTGGGAGAAAATCAGCTCAACAATATAGGCCGCCGCTACGAACAGCAGCAGGCCACCAATCACCTTTTCGAGCGGCTTCTGCCCGCGTCGTTGCAGCATCAGGATCAGGAAGGTGGCGATACCGGTTAAAACCGCGCCCTGCAGCAGCGATACGCCCAGAATCAGCTTAAAGCCGATCGCGGCTCCGATGAATTCTGCAAGGTCGGTCGCCATGGCGATTATCTCGGCCTGCACCCAGTAAAACCAGACCAGCGGACGCGGATAGT
Coding sequences within it:
- a CDS encoding Nramp family divalent metal transporter; this encodes MTNSRVDESSSGRAARKMRFALMGPAFIAAIGYIDPGNFATNIQAGASFGYKLLWVVVWANLMAMMIQVLSAKLGIATGKNLAEQIRDHYPRPLVWFYWVQAEIIAMATDLAEFIGAAIGFKLILGVSLLQGAVLTGIATFLILMLQRRGQKPLEKVIGGLLLFVAAAYIVELIFSQPDFVQLGKGMAIPSLPTTEAVFLAAGVLGATIMPHVIYLHSSLTQNLHEGSRHERYSATKWDVAIAMTIAGFVNLAMMATAAAAFHFNGHTGVADLDQAYLTLEPLLSHAAATIFGLSLVAAGLSSTVVGTLAGQVVMQGFVRFHIPLWVRRAVTMLPSFIVILMGLDPTRILVMSQVLLSFGIALALVPLLVFTSDKTLMGDLVNSALVKRAGWAIVVLVVALNLWLLIGTALGL